One genomic segment of Vulcanisaeta thermophila includes these proteins:
- a CDS encoding acetamidase/formamidase family protein — protein MITIDGTKEENLHFKWSPDLRPIAYVRDGDEVRVIIPDSSTMQIKPGMTTEDLAKLSSSKFDAAVGPIYVEGAEPGDALAIDILDIQVGDWGWSAILSFIGLLKGRFRDLLVHWRISNGYAETMGEFLRGIRVPVRPFLGVIGVAPRDGVFGMIPPQYFGGNMDNRLHGVGARVYLPVSVRGALLSLADPHASQGDGEVTGTAIETNATVKIRVNVVKGLNIRRPFTVAPVRDEPTDVIATMGISNDLYQAARDALEDMLSILGKLYGLTPEEGYVLSSVVGNLRISEIVDEPNYVVTLTIPRNILERRKN, from the coding sequence ATGATCACTATTGACGGGACTAAGGAGGAGAACTTGCACTTTAAGTGGAGTCCCGATCTAAGACCCATTGCTTATGTTAGGGATGGTGATGAGGTTAGGGTCATAATACCGGACTCCTCAACAATGCAGATAAAGCCGGGTATGACTACGGAGGATCTAGCCAAGCTGAGTTCCTCAAAGTTTGATGCAGCAGTCGGGCCTATCTATGTTGAGGGTGCTGAGCCTGGTGATGCCTTAGCCATTGATATACTGGATATACAGGTGGGTGATTGGGGTTGGTCCGCAATACTTAGTTTCATAGGTCTATTAAAGGGTAGGTTTAGGGATTTACTCGTTCATTGGAGAATTAGTAATGGCTATGCCGAGACCATGGGCGAGTTCCTCAGGGGCATTAGGGTGCCTGTTAGGCCATTCCTTGGGGTTATTGGGGTTGCGCCTAGGGATGGTGTGTTCGGCATGATACCACCGCAGTACTTCGGTGGTAATATGGATAATAGGCTTCATGGGGTTGGGGCCAGGGTTTACTTACCTGTTAGTGTGAGGGGTGCGTTGCTGTCGCTGGCTGATCCGCACGCTAGCCAGGGAGATGGCGAGGTCACGGGCACGGCGATAGAAACGAATGCGACTGTTAAGATTAGGGTTAACGTCGTTAAGGGCTTGAACATAAGGAGGCCGTTCACGGTGGCCCCAGTTAGGGATGAGCCTACAGATGTCATTGCAACCATGGGAATATCCAATGACCTGTATCAAGCGGCTAGGGATGCTCTTGAGGATATGCTGTCAATATTGGGTAAGCTATATGGCTTGACGCCTGAGGAGGGTTATGTGTTGAGTAGTGTAGTTGGTAATCTGAGGATCTCAGAAATAGTTGATGAGCCAAACTATGTGGTAACGTTAACAATACCAAGGAATATACTAGAAAGACGAAAAAATTAG
- a CDS encoding endonuclease V translates to MLFKYSLSSPYIPTLLSFRELKPMVGSYMRLREKPQVVLVDGHGRACARGFS, encoded by the coding sequence TTGCTTTTTAAATACTCCTTAAGCTCCCCATACATACCTACGTTGTTATCCTTTAGGGAGTTGAAGCCCATGGTGGGCTCCTACATGAGACTCAGGGAGAAACCCCAGGTGGTGCTGGTGGACGGGCACGGCAGGGCCTGCGCCAGAGGGTTTAGTTAG
- the psmB gene encoding archaeal proteasome endopeptidase complex subunit beta → MSSVEELITGTAVGIKASDGVVLAAEKRVSYGFTMFSRSGKKVFKVNDNIGIASIGIVADMQVLTKIAKAYMSLYAMDTKTRPSIRSAAKLLSYVLFSNRILPYFVEVIVGGVDDEGPHLFIMDSLGSLIEDDYAAVGTGTKLAIAILESNYRSGMSVKEARDLAVKAIAQSISRDPVSGDGIDILTITSNGTSEETIPLQPLRL, encoded by the coding sequence ATGTCATCAGTGGAGGAGCTAATAACTGGGACCGCCGTGGGTATAAAGGCGAGTGATGGTGTGGTTTTAGCGGCTGAGAAGAGGGTTTCCTACGGATTCACAATGTTCAGTAGGTCTGGTAAGAAGGTGTTTAAGGTTAATGATAATATTGGGATTGCCTCAATAGGCATAGTGGCTGACATGCAGGTCCTGACAAAGATAGCCAAGGCATACATGTCACTCTACGCAATGGACACAAAAACAAGGCCCAGTATTAGGTCAGCCGCCAAGTTACTATCCTACGTACTATTCTCAAACAGGATACTCCCATACTTCGTGGAGGTGATCGTGGGCGGTGTGGATGATGAGGGGCCCCACCTCTTCATAATGGACTCCCTGGGCTCATTAATAGAGGACGACTACGCAGCGGTGGGCACGGGGACCAAACTGGCCATCGCGATCCTGGAGAGCAATTACAGGAGTGGTATGAGCGTTAAGGAGGCCAGGGACCTGGCCGTGAAGGCCATAGCCCAGAGCATATCCAGGGACCCAGTGTCTGGGGACGGCATAGACATACTCACAATAACGAGCAATGGAACAAGCGAAGAAACAATACCACTCCAACCCCTCAGGCTCTAG
- a CDS encoding DUF998 domain-containing protein, whose translation MDRARISGLLIFIGVSEFLLLMLISEVLYPGYSVHTNYISDLGVGPTALIFNSSIVVMGVMLIIASILLARLSKYLMVTLLLTGIGAAGVGIFNEHLHPYHLIFALMAFLFSSISSYTAYPLSKAPGRYLWVVLGTMGLIALALFIMGVYLGLGPGGMERMIVYPNMIWALGFSGELMRG comes from the coding sequence GTGGATAGGGCGCGGATTTCTGGCTTACTAATATTCATTGGGGTCTCGGAATTCCTACTACTAATGCTCATAAGTGAAGTATTGTACCCTGGTTACTCTGTTCATACAAACTACATCAGTGACTTGGGTGTGGGCCCCACGGCGCTCATTTTCAACTCATCAATAGTGGTCATGGGGGTTATGCTAATCATAGCATCAATACTACTAGCTAGACTTAGCAAATACCTCATGGTAACGCTCCTCCTAACTGGCATTGGGGCCGCTGGTGTTGGGATATTCAATGAGCACCTCCACCCATATCACCTAATCTTCGCCCTAATGGCCTTCCTATTCTCATCAATATCATCATACACCGCATACCCATTATCAAAGGCGCCAGGTAGGTACTTATGGGTTGTCCTTGGGACCATGGGATTAATAGCCCTGGCACTATTCATAATGGGTGTTTACCTGGGCCTTGGCCCAGGGGGTATGGAGCGCATGATTGTTTATCCAAACATGATCTGGGCCCTGGGGTTCTCTGGCGAGTTAATGAGGGGTTGA
- a CDS encoding NOG1 family protein — protein MSIKHNLPHVPSAEELISGVRGMYFSIQARSPSVEVGIDRLRRLELKRIKEVRNYLISTFRDVAMGMPFLDSVHPFYRELISLLIDVNEYRHSLGKVAHASKAVASIYRDAVIGIRSAVSREDIVRSRRKFLSRIYDLINDLKPELDYLKYVVSRLDKLPDIDPGIFTIVVAGAPNVGKSSFVRCISSGKPRVAEYPFTTKELHVGHLTVLNDFKIQVIDTPGLLDRPLSERNKIELQAVLALRYLARVIVFILDPTMHSGYSLKEQLNILREVHENINAPMLVLINKVDMASEDDINRTIDGARRVDDSLRFFRTSTINCLGCDNVVDHIVRNYVIPTLLAGGAR, from the coding sequence ATGTCCATTAAGCATAACCTACCCCACGTGCCCAGCGCTGAGGAGTTGATTTCCGGTGTTCGTGGTATGTACTTTAGCATACAGGCCAGGAGCCCCAGTGTTGAGGTTGGCATTGATAGGTTGAGGAGGCTCGAGCTTAAGCGCATTAAGGAGGTTAGGAATTACCTCATTAGCACCTTCAGGGATGTTGCCATGGGGATGCCCTTCCTGGACTCTGTGCACCCATTCTATAGGGAGTTGATTTCGCTCCTCATCGACGTTAATGAGTATAGGCACTCCCTGGGTAAGGTTGCCCATGCCTCAAAGGCCGTGGCCTCCATATACAGGGATGCGGTGATTGGGATTAGGTCCGCGGTCTCCAGAGAGGACATAGTGAGGAGTAGGAGGAAATTCCTCTCCAGGATTTACGACTTAATAAATGACCTAAAGCCCGAGCTAGATTACCTCAAGTACGTGGTCTCGAGGCTTGATAAACTACCTGACATAGACCCTGGCATATTCACCATAGTGGTTGCTGGGGCACCCAATGTGGGTAAGAGTAGTTTTGTTCGTTGTATAAGCAGTGGTAAGCCCAGGGTTGCCGAGTACCCATTCACCACCAAGGAGCTCCATGTGGGGCATTTAACGGTTCTGAATGACTTTAAGATACAGGTAATAGATACACCGGGCCTCCTTGACAGACCCCTCAGCGAGAGGAATAAGATTGAGTTACAAGCGGTGTTGGCACTTAGGTACCTGGCCAGGGTCATAGTGTTCATCCTGGACCCCACAATGCACAGCGGTTACTCACTTAAGGAGCAACTGAACATACTAAGGGAGGTGCACGAAAACATTAACGCGCCCATGCTCGTCCTAATAAATAAGGTGGATATGGCCTCCGAGGATGACATCAACAGGACCATTGACGGAGCAAGGCGTGTTGATGATTCGTTAAGGTTTTTCAGAACATCAACCATCAACTGCCTTGGATGTGACAATGTTGTTGATCACATAGTGAGGAATTACGTAATACCCACACTACTGGCGGGTGGGGCTAGGTAA
- a CDS encoding LOG family protein, which translates to MQIGIAAHSSPVNAKVESMVREFLRELRASCPQATLLLGGYWGLMKFVVDEALKLNFTVVVVLPVERYDVELPQGVIRIDTGAEFRSRSVVLVRSSDVLVALGGGAGTMIEVLMAYAMGKPVYVLTDTGLSSDALQRAFPDYIDDRRVVRIRYFNDPIKMAREVCREAPRAVKISFG; encoded by the coding sequence ATGCAGATTGGGATAGCGGCTCACAGCAGTCCCGTGAATGCCAAGGTGGAGTCCATGGTTAGGGAATTCCTCAGGGAGCTCAGGGCCTCATGCCCCCAGGCAACGCTCCTACTGGGTGGTTATTGGGGGCTTATGAAATTCGTGGTTGATGAAGCCCTGAAGTTAAATTTCACGGTGGTGGTTGTACTACCCGTGGAGAGGTACGATGTGGAATTACCACAGGGTGTGATTAGGATTGACACGGGGGCTGAGTTCCGCTCGCGCTCAGTGGTCCTCGTTAGATCCAGCGACGTACTGGTGGCGTTGGGGGGTGGTGCGGGCACCATGATCGAGGTCCTCATGGCGTATGCAATGGGTAAGCCAGTCTACGTACTAACGGACACAGGGCTAAGCAGTGATGCACTACAGAGGGCGTTTCCAGACTATATTGATGATAGGAGGGTGGTTAGGATTAGGTACTTTAACGACCCAATTAAAATGGCCAGGGAGGTCTGCCGTGAGGCCCCGAGGGCCGTTAAGATATCGTTTGGTTAA